A genomic stretch from Larimichthys crocea isolate SSNF chromosome XXII, L_crocea_2.0, whole genome shotgun sequence includes:
- the LOC109140361 gene encoding protein FAM122A isoform X1, whose protein sequence is MERMEVDQCAGAAGGAGGGALRRSNSAPMITSVSDGMTVFSPVSSARYRRSSVSINPSCPSQLVPLSPFSLTGDRLDQKRQEENMEMMLRGSLQRLSASSLIPVPPVSQWHDHASVWFQSQDSGVTPNSSPSPTRRFRPAVSATVRWPALTPLKRKGGVESDGPPKKLFVAGVTDPANRSSYTVSVSQSAADSPPAGGISPQSSPLSLSPPPSFTPFTSHQHPGH, encoded by the exons ATGGAACGGATGGAAGTGGACCAGTGCGCAGGCGCAGCTGGCGGGGCAGGAGGCGGGGCACTTCGTAGATCGAACAGCGCCCCCATGATCACCAGTGTCAG CGATGGGATGACGGTCTTCAGTCCCGTGTCCTCAGCTCGATACAGACGCAGCAGTGTATCCATCAACCCCAGCTGCCCTTCCCAG CTCGTTCCTCTCTCTCCGTTCTCCCTGACTGGAGACAGACTCGACCAGAAGAGGCAG GAGGAGAATATGGAGATGATGCTCAGAGGGAGTCTGCAGAGACTAAG tgcTTCCAGTCTGATCCCAGTTCCTCCAGTCAGTCAGTGGCACGACCATGCATCAGTG TGGTTCCAGTCACAGGACAGCGGCGTCACACCCAACTCCTCACCGAGCCCCACCAGGAGGTTCAG ACCAGCAGTCAGCGCCACTGTGAGATGGCCTGCATTAACTCCACTCAAGAGGAAAG GAGGGGTGGAGTCTGACGGACCCCCAAAGAAGCTTTTTGTTGCTGGGGTAACAGATCCTGCCAACCGCAGCAGCTACACAGTCAG TGTCTCTCAGTCAGCAGCAGACTCCCCCCCTGCAGGAGGCATCAGTCCTCAGTCCAgccctctgtccctctctcctcccccatcCTTCACCCCCTTCACCTCCCACCAGCACCCCGGACACTAA
- the LOC113744337 gene encoding uncharacterized protein LOC113744337 isoform X1, producing MSDISEEEWKEALLSIMEELNEEQFEKLLFRLTDIPTSQKKNKSKQEMAQKILEHYGLKKSISVIDDAMDWIPRKDPRIQNLLRPFVDKLKNEHENGHKTVKITNDSVEGEERSSTGLKRNIDQVEGEETSSTAVEIKNDSVEEEERSSTDQQKSCQPDRTNTFPWKIPICDLKPSSDFGDILGIIGKVVQKSALRTYNTRDDVKKYFFYLSIADETGSIKIMVYGKTLYKEIHEDKSYLFTDLKRDEINVKVTSQSKVSETKTVIVPEEHEMEARKLIYPESPLYPIAEAKSFADKTEVSVEGTVTKIDLIKKKKVNRQDFQLKDKTDSIMISMWRDHTKQCKELSVGDIIKITNMKISKYFKNTSLNSTGFTKIHKVQSVGVHNVTIQIIGIAKAIKKETHLDAEVNGLPHRLVVGSPLLAKAFGLNLDDLKESLLEKLPLFANAEIHGSKIKKLQQL from the exons atgtCAGATATTTCAGAGGAGGAATGGAAGGAAGCTCTGCTCTCCATCATGGAGGAACTGAACGAAGAACAGTTCGAGAAGTTGCTATTTAGACTGACTGACATTCCCACGTCTCAGAAGAAGAACAAGTCCAAACAAGAGATGGCCCAAAAAATCCTTGAGCACTACGGactaaaaaaatctatttctgtAATTGATGATGCCATGGATTGGATACCAAGAAAGGATCCCAGGATCCAGAATCTCCTGCGCCCCTTTGTGGACAAACTGAAGAACGAACATGAAAATGGACACAAAA ctgtgaaGATAACAAATGATTCAGTGGAGGGGGAAGAAAGGTCTTCAACAG GGCTGAAAAGGAACATTGATCAAGTGGAGGGAGAAGAAACATCTTCAACGG CTGTGGAGATAAAAAATGATtcagtggaggaggaagaaaggtcTTCAACAG ATCAACAGAAGAGCTGCCAACCTGACAGG acAAACACTTTTCCTTGG AAAATACCCATCTGTGATCTGAAACCCAGCAGTGACTTTGGTGACATTCTCGGCATCATAGGGAAAGTTGTTCAGAAATCAGCTCTGCGCACATACAACACCAGAGATGATgtaaaaaagtatttcttttaTCTGTCAATCGCCGATGAGACAGGCAGCATTAAAATTATGGTATATGGAAAAACGCTTTATAAAGAAATCCACGAAGACAAGTCCTACTTGTTCACAGATCTAAAAAGAGATGAGATTAATGTTAAGGTTACCTCACAGAGCAAGGTGTCAGAGACGAAAACTGTTATAGTCCCAGAAGAGCACGAGATGGAAGCTCGGAAACTCATTTATCCCGAAAGTCCACTCTACCCCATTGCTGAAGCCAAATCGTTTGCTGACAAGACTGAAGTGAGCGTTGAAGGAACCGTCACAAAG ATTGATCTCatcaaaaagaagaaggtgaacAGGCAAGATTTCCAACTAAAAGATAAGACTGATTCCATCATGATCTCCATGTGGCGTGACCACACCAAGCAATGCAAAGAATTATCAGTTGGCGATATTATCAAGATTACCAACATGAAGATCTCCAAGTACTTTAAGAACACATCACTGAACTCAACTGGATTCACCAAAATTCACAAG GTTCAAAGTGTTGGCGTCCACAATGTGACAATTCAAATTATAGGCATCGCCAAAGCCATAAAGAAGGAGACTCACCTCGACGCAGAGGTCAACGGACTGCCGCACAGGCTCGTGGTGGGTTCTCCACTCCTGGCAAAAGCATTTGGCCTCAATCTGGATGATTTGAAGGAGAGTCTCCTTGAAAAGCTGCCACTGTTTGCCAATGCAGAAATACATgggagtaaaataaaaaaattacagcAGTTGTAA
- the bacc1 gene encoding BPTF-associated chromatin complex component 1, with product MTSASAKVGEIFSAAGAAFTKLGELTMQLHPVSDSSPAGAKWTETEIEMLRLAVRRFGDDLNNISTVIKERTVAQIKSTVKRKLYEDSRVPISSESPKKTVKKTAVSMAPTAAPAAPAMIAVPTSQVVVATGMQNSPSLAPPIKKQKTADVTLSALNDSDVNSDLVDIEGLGDGTSNKKLNFDQESLNLDSSLIMNSSDLPLLSR from the exons ATGACGTCAGCCTCTGCAAAG GTGGGGGAGATTTTCTCAGCAGCAGGAGCTGCCTTCACCAAGCTGGGTGAGCTGACCATGCAACTGCACCCGGTGTCAGACTCCAGCCCTGCAGG AGCCAAATGGACGGAGACTGAGATTGAGATGCTGCGTTTGGCAGTACGTCGGTTTGGAGACGATCTTAACAACATCAGCACTGTGATCAAAGAGCGCACGGT cgCTCAGATAAAGAGCACAGTAAAGAGGAAGCTGTACGAGGACAGCCGAGTCCCCATTTCCTCCGAGTCCCCGAAGAAGACGGTCAAGAAAACCGCTGTCTCCATGGCGCCGACGGCAGCTCCGGCTGCTCCTGCCATGATCGCTGTGCCCACCTCGCAGGTTGTCGTAGCGACGGGCATGCAGAACAGCCCTTCTCTGGCCCCGCCCATCAAGAAACAGAAGACGGCAG ACGTGACGCTCAGCGCTCTGAATGACTCGGATGTGAACAGCGACCTGGTGGACATCGAAGGACTCGGCGACGGCACCTCCAACAAGAAACTCAACTTTGACCAAG AGAGCCTGAACCTGGACTCCAGCCTCATCATGAACTCCAGTGACCTCCCCCTCTTGTCtcgctga
- the LOC109140361 gene encoding uncharacterized protein LOC109140361 isoform X2, translated as MEIRQGVLSVLTGSDGMTVFSPVSSARYRRSSVSINPSCPSQLVPLSPFSLTGDRLDQKRQEENMEMMLRGSLQRLSASSLIPVPPVSQWHDHASVWFQSQDSGVTPNSSPSPTRRFRPAVSATVRWPALTPLKRKGGVESDGPPKKLFVAGVTDPANRSSYTVSVSQSAADSPPAGGISPQSSPLSLSPPPSFTPFTSHQHPGH; from the exons ATGGAAATCAGACAGggtgttttgtctgttcttaCAGGGAG CGATGGGATGACGGTCTTCAGTCCCGTGTCCTCAGCTCGATACAGACGCAGCAGTGTATCCATCAACCCCAGCTGCCCTTCCCAG CTCGTTCCTCTCTCTCCGTTCTCCCTGACTGGAGACAGACTCGACCAGAAGAGGCAG GAGGAGAATATGGAGATGATGCTCAGAGGGAGTCTGCAGAGACTAAG tgcTTCCAGTCTGATCCCAGTTCCTCCAGTCAGTCAGTGGCACGACCATGCATCAGTG TGGTTCCAGTCACAGGACAGCGGCGTCACACCCAACTCCTCACCGAGCCCCACCAGGAGGTTCAG ACCAGCAGTCAGCGCCACTGTGAGATGGCCTGCATTAACTCCACTCAAGAGGAAAG GAGGGGTGGAGTCTGACGGACCCCCAAAGAAGCTTTTTGTTGCTGGGGTAACAGATCCTGCCAACCGCAGCAGCTACACAGTCAG TGTCTCTCAGTCAGCAGCAGACTCCCCCCCTGCAGGAGGCATCAGTCCTCAGTCCAgccctctgtccctctctcctcccccatcCTTCACCCCCTTCACCTCCCACCAGCACCCCGGACACTAA
- the LOC113744337 gene encoding uncharacterized protein LOC113744337 isoform X2, which yields MSDISEEEWKEALLSIMEELNEEQFEKLLFRLTDIPTSQKKNKSKQEMAQKILEHYGLKKSISVIDDAMDWIPRKDPRIQNLLRPFVDKLKNEHENGHKTVKITNDSVEGEERSSTDQQKSCQPDRTNTFPWKIPICDLKPSSDFGDILGIIGKVVQKSALRTYNTRDDVKKYFFYLSIADETGSIKIMVYGKTLYKEIHEDKSYLFTDLKRDEINVKVTSQSKVSETKTVIVPEEHEMEARKLIYPESPLYPIAEAKSFADKTEVSVEGTVTKIDLIKKKKVNRQDFQLKDKTDSIMISMWRDHTKQCKELSVGDIIKITNMKISKYFKNTSLNSTGFTKIHKVQSVGVHNVTIQIIGIAKAIKKETHLDAEVNGLPHRLVVGSPLLAKAFGLNLDDLKESLLEKLPLFANAEIHGSKIKKLQQL from the exons atgtCAGATATTTCAGAGGAGGAATGGAAGGAAGCTCTGCTCTCCATCATGGAGGAACTGAACGAAGAACAGTTCGAGAAGTTGCTATTTAGACTGACTGACATTCCCACGTCTCAGAAGAAGAACAAGTCCAAACAAGAGATGGCCCAAAAAATCCTTGAGCACTACGGactaaaaaaatctatttctgtAATTGATGATGCCATGGATTGGATACCAAGAAAGGATCCCAGGATCCAGAATCTCCTGCGCCCCTTTGTGGACAAACTGAAGAACGAACATGAAAATGGACACAAAA ctgtgaaGATAACAAATGATTCAGTGGAGGGGGAAGAAAGGTCTTCAACAG ATCAACAGAAGAGCTGCCAACCTGACAGG acAAACACTTTTCCTTGG AAAATACCCATCTGTGATCTGAAACCCAGCAGTGACTTTGGTGACATTCTCGGCATCATAGGGAAAGTTGTTCAGAAATCAGCTCTGCGCACATACAACACCAGAGATGATgtaaaaaagtatttcttttaTCTGTCAATCGCCGATGAGACAGGCAGCATTAAAATTATGGTATATGGAAAAACGCTTTATAAAGAAATCCACGAAGACAAGTCCTACTTGTTCACAGATCTAAAAAGAGATGAGATTAATGTTAAGGTTACCTCACAGAGCAAGGTGTCAGAGACGAAAACTGTTATAGTCCCAGAAGAGCACGAGATGGAAGCTCGGAAACTCATTTATCCCGAAAGTCCACTCTACCCCATTGCTGAAGCCAAATCGTTTGCTGACAAGACTGAAGTGAGCGTTGAAGGAACCGTCACAAAG ATTGATCTCatcaaaaagaagaaggtgaacAGGCAAGATTTCCAACTAAAAGATAAGACTGATTCCATCATGATCTCCATGTGGCGTGACCACACCAAGCAATGCAAAGAATTATCAGTTGGCGATATTATCAAGATTACCAACATGAAGATCTCCAAGTACTTTAAGAACACATCACTGAACTCAACTGGATTCACCAAAATTCACAAG GTTCAAAGTGTTGGCGTCCACAATGTGACAATTCAAATTATAGGCATCGCCAAAGCCATAAAGAAGGAGACTCACCTCGACGCAGAGGTCAACGGACTGCCGCACAGGCTCGTGGTGGGTTCTCCACTCCTGGCAAAAGCATTTGGCCTCAATCTGGATGATTTGAAGGAGAGTCTCCTTGAAAAGCTGCCACTGTTTGCCAATGCAGAAATACATgggagtaaaataaaaaaattacagcAGTTGTAA
- the rnasekb gene encoding ribonuclease kappa-B has product MPSLLFCGPKMAACGIVISIWGVIMLAMLGIFFSAKSAVLIEDVPFTEEDIRNDKNPPQNIYSLYNQVGINCFIAAAIYVAVGAVSLCQVRLNKRQEYMVT; this is encoded by the exons ATGCCGTCACTTCTGTTCTGCGGGCCGAAGATGGCCGCCTGCGGGATCGTGATCAGCATCTGGGGCGTTATAATGCTG gcAATGTTGGGAATCTTCTTCAGCGCAAAGTCAGCCGTGCTGATCGAGGACGTCCCATTCACTGAAGAAGACATTCGCAACGA TAAAAATCCTCCTCAGAACATCTACAGTCTTTACAACCAGGTCGGCATCAACTGCTTCATCGCTGCCGCCATCTATGTGGCAGTGGGCGCCGTGTCGCTCTGCCAGGTCCGACTCAACAAACGTCAAGAGTACATGGTGACATAA